The Oncorhynchus gorbuscha isolate QuinsamMale2020 ecotype Even-year linkage group LG08, OgorEven_v1.0, whole genome shotgun sequence DNA window ACTCTAAAATAATTGTCAAGCATTCCATTGCTTGTCAAGGTTTATAATTACATGCTTGTATAGTAGTCACgacctgaccatagagagccctcagggttctctatggtgttttaggtcagggcgtgactaggggggttATAGGTATTgtgtttctatgttggtgtgtgggttcccaattggaggcagctaatattcgttgcctctaattggggatcatacttagttggtcctttttcccacctgcgatgtgggatattgttttgttttgtgttaGTGGCTATGTATTGCACGTTCGTTATATCTTTGTTGTTATTTGAAGTTCACTATTAATAAAAtatggaactctactcacgctgcgccttggtctaatTATTTATACAACGAttgtgacagaatatcccaccaaagcaggaccaagcagcgtgcccaggtggtaaaggagagttggacatgggaggaaatactAGGTGGATGCGAGACCCTTCCTTGGCGGGAGTCGCTGAGGAGTAAGGGAGGACAGCGACGACACCGGGGTCCGCGGCCACTAACAGCCCAAGGGAAACCCCAAGATTTTTTGATTCTTTGGCCGAGCcgaggagagagccagagaatgTCTAGGAAACGACGGAGCAATTTGAGAGAGAAGGATATCGGAGAGAGATGTTGGCTAGGAGTATGCTGCAGCGCAGGCGATTTGAGGAGCGTCCTGTGCTGGCTCCCTGCACTCGCCCTTAAGTGCGTGTCATCAGTCCAGTGCCACCTGTGctggctccacgcaccaggcctccagtgcgcctccccagtccgggtacgtcctgtgccagctccccgcacttgTCCACCAGTGCGTGTGTACAGTCCGGAGTCTCCAGCAACGGTCTACAGCCTGGAACCACCAGCGACGgatcacagtccagagcttccagtgACGGTTCACAGCCCGGAGCTTCCAGTGACAGTTCACAGCCCGGAGCTTCCAGTGACGGTCCACGGCCCGGAGCTTCTTGAGCCGTTGCCATGGCCAGAgctttcctctgcgccggtgctcagtccaggcacggcgtccagtcccgctccatggccggagccttcctctgctcCGGTGCCCAGTCCGGGCATGGCGTTCAGCCCGGCTCCATGGCTGGATCCGCTGTCTGAGCGGGTGCTAcgtcccgcaccggagccgccaccgacgCTAGTTGCCCACCATAACGCTCGCCATCTAGTTTCAGGTTTTTgcggtcggagtccgcacctttggccGGGGGTACTGTCtagccctgaccatagagagccctcgggGTTCTCTATCGTGttttaggtcagggcgtgactaggggggttCTAGGTATTgtgtttctatgttggtgtgtagttatggttcccaattggaggcagctgattcgttgcctctaattggggatcatacttagtttGTCCTTTTTCCTACCTGcgatgtgggatattgttttgtttcGTATTAGTGCCTATGTGTGAAGTTTCACTATAATAaaaatgtggaactctactcacactGCGCCTTGGTTCACTTATTTATACAATCACGATCATGGCAATCGTTTATGGTTTTAAGACCATGATTTTGGCACCAGGACATTGCCTAAGGATTGGAATTACAAGGGCTAGCAACCTAAAGTTGCTATACTGTTGTGAGAATACATTCGATTTATTGAAGTCGAtgatttaacttttttttttagaaGCTCTGGGAGAGATTACACGTTACACAGAGAGACCATAAATGGTGTAATCGCTATAGAGAAAGTGGAAAGATATTCACACATACCAAGAGTACCGTTTATGTAGAATTAAATGAATCAATGAACCAAACAAGCATACAGAAACAAACCAACAGGTTCCAGTGATGCTGACCTAGCTGGATGTTGCGGACCCACACACTCTGTGTGGTCCCTTTGAGGATCTTCTCAAAGTAGACTCCAGCGAAGCCACTGGAGAAGCAGGCTATCAGTACGGCTATCACACCAACTAACTGGGAGCCTGCAGACAGAGGCGTCGGAGCTGGCCCATCCAGAGACTCTGAAGGCCACTGTGGAGACAAACACTACATCAGTATgggaaaccaaatcaaatcaaatgtatttatatagcccttcgtacatcagctgatatctcaaagtgctgtacagaaacccagcctaaaaccccaaacagcaagcaatgcaggtgtagaagcacggtggctaggaaaaactccctagaaaggccaaaacctaggaagaaacctagagaggaaccagcgcAAAAATCCAATAAACTTTTCCTGGACATCATGATAACACTGATTTATTCAAATTATCCTGAAAAACCTGTGAACTTTAGAACAATTTAGACTTCTGCCTCCCTAATGTGGATAATCGAAGATCAATGACTAATTGGACAAAACCCCATGCAAACAGGAATGATGAGTTATTGACTTGTCGGGTGTGTTTAGCCTTGTTACCTGAACGAGAGTGATACCAGTCATGAGGATGAGCAGGGACAGCCACTGGTAGAGCCCCAGTCTCTTCCCCAGCATGGATACTGAGAACAGGGCAGTGGTCAGGATTTTCAGCTGGTACGTCACCTGGTTGAGGACAATATCAATTTAAATTCATGCCAGTCGAAATTGGACATGAAATGGAGTATGAAAGCCCTGAGTGTTCACCTTATACTGAGTCCCTCCATTTGTTCCCCTTATACATGTTGCAGTACACacgcacatgcaaacacacacacacacgggtgtcACATCTCTCACCTGGTAGGTAGCAGCGTCCAGGTTGGACAGGGCGACATAGAGAAGGTTATTCTGGAGTGTGTAGATGCCTGATGGGATGGCCAGCTTCAACGTCTCCATGGGCTTGTTGAGAATCTCTTCCTTCAGCACCCGATTCAACACAAGAAAACTGAAGtctgacagaaagacagacagaaattgAACGGCCACACAATGAAGCCtaagacagagatagaaagacaaAGATACTGTAGGAGCATTATCTCTGCTGTCATTGTTTATCCAATgactgtgttacagacagacagacagccaaccagccagACGGACAGCCAGATGGACAGCTAgccagacggacagacagacagccaaccagccagctagccagaTGGATCACTAGACTTACTGTGGTCATAGAAGATGAGCAGCAGGCAGATGAGGATCTTAAGCAGTTCGGCCAACACCACGGCTGAGGAGGCTAGGTAGCGGGGCCCCTCGCCTTGCAGTGTGCGCGAGTACCTCATGGTAAGCACCAGTGAGGTGGTCTGCAGCACCAGCACACCCAGGGACATGTACTTGAGCCGTGACTGGGATGGGGAGACAAGGGGCGATGACATGGAAACGAGGTGGGATGCCTCCACAGAGTCAGGGGATGTGGCCAGGCGTGAAAGGCCTGGTTTAGGCTgtgggagagatagatagacagtgaGATAGGCTGGGTTACGCCATAAGTCCAGCAGATGCACATGCGTTTTGCTATATGTTGTTTTTGCCGGATGTCTAACTTGCATCTTCTGTACTTGATGCACATGTGCTTCGCAAAGCTGCAGAACGGTTTGCAGCTTGGAGAAGATCATTTTCACTCTGTTTGACCAAAACTAATAATTAGAACTGATCAACCTACTGGTTTCATAGGCTGGCAGAGCTACCAACAGACTGGCGCGCACAAAGGCACATTACAACGATGAATCTACTTTGTTTCTATTCTTCTGTTACATTAATCTCAAGCAACATAGTCATGATCATTTTGTCTCCGTATGGTGCCAACCCCTCCTTGAGGAActttttctccctaatttcgatcttgtctcactGCTGCAACTTCCCAATTGGCTCGGGAGGTGAAGGTTGAGTCATGTGagtcagagcgttggactagaaactggaaggttgcaagttcaaatccccgagctgacaaggtacaaatctgtcgttctgcccctgaacaggcagttaacccactgttcctaggccgtcattgaaaataactgacttgcctagtaaaataaaggtaaaatcaaaaataaaacaaaatattgGCTAGGACCATAGGCCTTGTAGAACAACAGAGCTACAGTCTTGCTTCAGTATGTTATTTTTTTAGGTCCCCCTCACTAGACCTGGGTGTATTCAAGACGGACACCGTATATCTCTCGTTTCCGTTTTCCGTTTGGAGTCAACGGTTTCTGTTACAAAACTTTTTTGAagcgttttgcaacagaatcagcGTAATGATTACACCCCTGGATGCATCGGACACTGTACCACCAAGTCATTATGTTCTCCCTTGCTTTACTTGGTATGTGTAGTCATTTCTGCAACCTGGCATATGGCATGGGAAATGCTTCCTCTGTAGAGGTTGGACCCTGGATGTATTTCTGACGCCGGTTGCAATGTCAGTGATGTCACCAAACATGACGAATCTGTACACAAGTTGTGACAGCCAGCTCCTCTTCACATAAGGTGAACCGCTACTGCCGTGGTCGGGAATGAAACAGTCTGTGACATCTTGTTGAGACAAATTGAAAAAAAGTACCCTTATTTCTTGATGCAATAGACACGACAAAAGAGCTATGATATTTCGATAACATTAaaatataacataataacatggtAAACCAATTGTAAAGGTATCTCATTGTTTTCTGGAATAAGAATACGTTTTCAGATATGTTGGGCATTTCATTTTGACTTATGCactatagctagctagttagcgagcTGCTAGCTAGAGTCCAATTAATGTACAACGTAGCGAGACTCATTCAAATTATGTAGTTATATTTACAATTTTTTGAGATGTGAACCTCATCCACAACCATCCCCATTAGGTTTTCTCAATACACTGTTGATGCCAGCATATTCTGTCACTTGTCGTTCAGCTGCCAAGAATATAGGCTACCGAAAAACAACGTGGCAACATCCATGGAGGATGTCCGGGGTCATTATTAATACCGAGCTGCATCACAGTGATCTCCAGCTGCACACACtgtattttggcccactcctgcatacagaccttctccagatccttcaggtttcagggctgttgctgggcattacggactttcagctccctccaaagattttctattgggttcaggtctggagactggctaggccactccaggaccttgagatgcttcttacggagccactccttccttagttgccctggctgtctgtttcaggtcgttgtcatgctggaagacctagccacgacccatcttcaatgctcttactgagggaaggaggttgttggcaaagatctcgcgatacatggccccatccatcctcccctcaatacggtgcagtcgtcctgtcccctttgcagaaaagcatccccaaagaatgatgtttccacctccatgcttcacggttgggatggtgttctttgggttgtattcatccttctcatacctcttcttcctccaaacacggcgagtggagtttttTGTCTcgtcagaccacatgaccttctcccattcctcctctggatcatccagatcgtcattggcaaacttcagacgggcctggacatgcgttggcttgagcagggggaccttgcgtgcgctgcaggattttaatccatgacagcgtagtgtgatactaatggttttctttgagactgtgatcccagctctcttcaggttattgaccaggtcctgccgtgtagttctgggctgatccctcaccttcctcatgatcattgaggccccacgaggtgagatcttgcatggagccccagactgagggtgattgactgtcaacttgaacttcttccattttcgaataattgcgccaacagttgttgccttctcaccaagctgcttgccaatttatccctgatgtccttacacagctccctggttttggccattgtggagaggtgggagtctgtttgattgagtgtgtggataggtgtcttttatacaggtaacaagttcaaacaggtgcagttaatacaggtaatgagtggagaacaggtgggcttcttaaagaaaaactaacaggtctgtgagagctggaattcttactggttggtaggtgatcaaatacttatgtcatgcaataaaatgcatatTAATTACttcaaaatcatacaatgtgatattGTGTCATCATAAAATGTGatgacacaatgcaaatagtctgggtagccattcgattacctgttcaggagtcttatagcttggggtaaaaactgttgagaagcctttttgtcctagacttggcactagtagagagaacagtctatgactggggtggctggggtctttgacaatttttagggccttcctctgacaccacctgttgtagaggtcctgaatgacaggcagcttagcccctgtgatgtactgggctgtatgcactaccctctgtagtgccttgcggtcagaggccgagcaattgccataccaggcagtgatgcaaccagtcaggatgctctcgatgttgcagctgtaaaaacttttgaggatctcaggacccatgccaaatctttttatttTCCTgcgggggaataggctttgtcgtgccctcttcatgacagtcttggtgtgtttggaccatgatagtttgttgttgatgtggacacagaggaacttgaagctttcaacctgctccactacagccccgtcgatgagaatgggggcgtgctcggtcctccatttcctgttgtccacgatcatctccttagtcttggctatgttgagggataggttgttattctggcaccacacggccaggtctctgacctcctccctataagctgtctctttgttgtctgtgatcaggcctaacactgttgtgccgtctgcaaacttaatgatggtattggagtcgtgcctggccatgcagttgtgggtgaacagggagtactgtcatgcaggtgaatgaggacccaaaagcgacttggcgaaaacagagtctttaatccagtaaagtaattctacaaacataagacataattccactcgtaatgacgagaacagactggagactcgatcaagaactgcaggttgcctcgggaaggcacttgaacctagcagactcagacacctgctctccacgcagcatctgagggaaacacgacacgacagggcgaaacacagacacagcacggtgaacaatagacaaggatccgacaggacaggaacggaaaacaagggaagaaatagggactctaatcaggggaaaagataaggaacaggtgtgggaagactaaatgattgattaggggaataggaacagctgggagcaggaacggaacgatagagagaagagagagaggaagggagagagaaaaaggggaacgaacctaaaaagaccagcagggggaaaatgaacagaggaaaaagcaaaatgacaagacaatctaagacaaaacatgacaagtacaggaggggactgagcacgcacccctgtggagctccagtgttgaggattggcgtggcagatgtgttgctacctaccctcatcacctggggaCAGCCCGTcacgaagtccaggatccagttgcagagggaggtgtttagtcccaggattcttagcttagtgatgagctttgagggtactatggtattgaacgctgagctgtagtcaatgaacagcattctcacataagtgttcctttagtccaggtgggaaagggcagtgtggagtgcaatagagattgcatcatctgtggatctgtttgggcggtatgcaaattggagtgtgtctagagtttctgggataatggtgttgatgtgagccattaccaacctttcaaagcacttcatggctacgtaCGTGAGAGCTACGGGtctgtaatcatttaggcaggttgccttaatgttcttgggcacagggactatggtggtctgcttgaaacattttggtattacagactcattcaaggacatgttgaaaatgtcagtgaagacacctgccagttggtcagcacatgcccggagaacacgtcctggtaatccgtctggtcccgcagccttgtgtatgtttacctgtttaaaagtcttactcacatcggctacggagaacgtgatcacacagtcgtcctgaacagctgatgttctcatgcatgcctcagtgttgcttgcctccacTACTTTGGCCCCATATGATCCTACTCCAGGCCAGCAGCCTGGGAGGATGGGACACTACCGTTCAAAACGTCTTGTAACTCTTCTGCAGTAAAATCTCATACACCCAAGTACTTCTTtgaagctgccaccacaacatctgTCCTCTGTGATTTACGTTACATGGCCATGAACGCCAAAAAAACACACCATACTATCACTCTCTATTGGTCTCGACCTACTCACAAAGATCCTCGCTGTCCTCTTAGGATCCCTCACCctggacccatcttcctctactactCTCTTCACTGCCTCAACATACGGCACCTTCTGTACTACTCTGATCCTGGCAAACTCAACCTGCCTTTCTCTCATCGGACACCTCAGATCTCCAGCACCATTGCTACCCCtatagtttacacacacacacacacacacgtttcccaATGacactacacattcctttgtctcatgtcCTCCTGTACACATCTCACATCTAaaaatctccctcctacacactgcttcCACATGACACCTAAAACACGGTATTGGATTCGGGACAAAAGCTCTCAAGGGATAACTGACACATCGTAACTTGACTTTATCTGGCATCAAAactcagtagtacagtagtacagacaGTATCTTCACAGTTTCACCACGCTCTCCACCTGGTCTGCGTCGCACCAAACGGTGGATGTCACAGACTTATTGCCACTCCAGTTACCACTCCTTTCAAGGGCTCTCTGCTCTGGAGAGGAAAGCAAGTCACAATTCTTGACCCCAGTCGCATGGGGCTCCTTCTTCCTTGCTGTCCATAACAACGTCTATCCATTCACCACGCACTTGGTGCACCTTCATCCACTGTATGGCTTGCAGAGCACGCAttgtttgtgtttttcagagaaCCCAACTTCTGTTCCTTAGCCCAATTTACAAGTCTGGCTATCTCTGGCCTCATTGTTATCTCATTGCATTTACTCCTCATTATTGTTATGGTTTTCGACTTCGATGTTATCACCAACTAAACCACCCACACAGATTATCAGAGGATACTGATTGGTCCAGCCATACGGTGAACGGAAGGGAGGGGCTTAAACGGTTTGAATCTGATCATGGTGGAAAAAGtccccaattgtcatacttgagtaaaagtatagataccttaatagaaagttactcaagtaaaagtgaaagtcacccagtaaaataatacttgagcaaaagtctaaaagtatttgtttttaaatatacttaagtatcaaaagtaaaaatataaataatttaaaattccttgTATTAGGCAAAGCAGACGGCAcccttttcttgtttttaaaatttaAGGATAGCCAATGTATTTCACAATTTTTctgttctgctaagcattcaaaatgtaactaatACTTTGGGTTGTCGgggaaaatgtgtaaaaagtataATATTTTCTTTAGGgaagtagtgaagtaaaagttgtcaaaaatatgaatagtaaagtaaagtacagatactcccCAAAAATACTTAACTGGTACTTTAaactatttttacttaagtactttataccactTGTTGTCATCAACTAAACTACCTCCACAGATTATCAGAGGACACTGATTGGTCCGGCCACATGGTGAACGGAAGG harbors:
- the LOC124042071 gene encoding UDP-N-acetylglucosamine transporter-like isoform X2 — translated: MPKPGLSRLATSPDSVEASHLVSMSSPLVSPSQSRLKYMSLGVLVLQTTSLVLTMRYSRTLQGEGPRYLASSAVVLAELLKILICLLLIFYDHNFSFLVLNRVLKEEILNKPMETLKLAIPSGIYTLQNNLLYVALSNLDAATYQVTYQLKILTTALFSVSMLGKRLGLYQWLSLLILMTGITLVQWPSESLDGPAPTPLSAGSQLVGVIAVLIACFSSGFAGVYFEKILKGTTQSVWVRNIQLGLFGLVFGLMGVFVYDGERVRESGVFQGYNPLTWTVVALQALGGLVIAAVIKYADNILKGFATSLSIILSTLISYFWLVDFDPTSVFFLGAVLVLAATFLYGYEAEATAESRLETHHQP
- the LOC124042071 gene encoding UDP-N-acetylglucosamine transporter-like isoform X1, with protein sequence MSCSEKPKPGLSRLATSPDSVEASHLVSMSSPLVSPSQSRLKYMSLGVLVLQTTSLVLTMRYSRTLQGEGPRYLASSAVVLAELLKILICLLLIFYDHNFSFLVLNRVLKEEILNKPMETLKLAIPSGIYTLQNNLLYVALSNLDAATYQVTYQLKILTTALFSVSMLGKRLGLYQWLSLLILMTGITLVQWPSESLDGPAPTPLSAGSQLVGVIAVLIACFSSGFAGVYFEKILKGTTQSVWVRNIQLGLFGLVFGLMGVFVYDGERVRESGVFQGYNPLTWTVVALQALGGLVIAAVIKYADNILKGFATSLSIILSTLISYFWLVDFDPTSVFFLGAVLVLAATFLYGYEAEATAESRLETHHQP
- the LOC124042071 gene encoding UDP-N-acetylglucosamine transporter-like isoform X3, with the translated sequence MSCSEKPKPGLSRLATSPDSVEASHLVSMSSPLVSPSQSRLKYMSLGVLVLQTTSLVLTMRYSRTLQGEGPRYLASSAVVLAELLKILICLLLIFYDHNFSFLVLNRVLKEEILNKPMETLKLAIPSGIYTLQNNLLYVALSNLDAATYQVTYQLKILTTALFSVSMLGKRLGLYQWLSLLILMTGITLVQWPSESLDGPAPTPLSAGSQLVGVIAVLIACFSSGFAGVYFEKILKGTTQSVWVRNIQLGLFGLVFGLMGVFVYDGERVRESGVFQGYNPLTWTVVALQQGEWKALGDSPPSSQKNPRSASPFPASFLHQKAWIWACSSESRISFSSDSLKENVSSSPR